From Stigmatopora nigra isolate UIUO_SnigA chromosome 5, RoL_Snig_1.1, whole genome shotgun sequence, a single genomic window includes:
- the lsm7 gene encoding U6 snRNA-associated Sm-like protein LSm7 isoform X1, with translation MADKEKKKKESIFDLSKYIDKPIRVKFQGGREASGVLKGFDPLLNLVLDGTIEYMRDPDDQLKLTEDTRQLGLVVCRGTSVVLICPQDGMEAIPNPFIQQQDG, from the exons gataaagaaaagaagaagaaggagagtaTTTTTGACTTGTCCAAATACATCGACAAGCCGATTCGAGTTAAATTTCAAGGAGGACGAGAAG CCAGCGGAGTCCTGAAAGGTTTCGATCCACTATTGAATCTTGTACTTGACGGGACTATCGAGTATATGCGTG ATCCAGATGATCAGCTCAAGCTGACAGAGGACACAAGGCAATTGGGGTTGGTGGTCTGCAGGGGGACATCTGTGGTGCTTATTTGTCCCCAAGATGGGATGGAAGCTATTCCAAATCCTTTCATACAACAGCAGGATGGGTAA
- the LOC144196591 gene encoding ceramide synthase 2-like, giving the protein MEALLNEWLWQERYWLPPGMHWHDMDASQGHYPLPRDLLFSLPVAFAFIAFRYVFERIVAVPLAKRLGVKDRIRIRAAPIPKLENFYKQNTNQPTQSELANLGKHCGLSQSKILSWFRHRRNQDRPTNTKKFCEASWRFVFYLAAFTAGLSSLIDSPWLWDRKEFWQGFPKQVVADAHRWYYILELGFYLSLLLCVSVDVKRKDFKEQVVHHIATIFLIGFSYCSNFVRVGTVVMLVHDSSDFLLESAKMFHYADWTKVCDSLFVIFSFVFLITRLVVLPCRIIYSTLFLSIDFFPPFFAYYFFNVLLLILQALHIFWAYLIIRMIGKFMFKGKVERDERSDEESEADEEEEPEEEDESNWEQRKGTINSKLASLANNCVLNNLTNQRNLNSRLPKAR; this is encoded by the exons ATGGAGGCCCTGTTAAATGAGTGGCTATGGCAAGAACGGTACTGGCTACCTCCTGGAATGCATTGGCATGACATGGACGCGAGCCAGGGACATTATCCACTACCCAGAGATCTCCTCTTCTCCTTGCCAGTGGCCTTTGCTTTCATAGCTTTCCGCTATGTTTTCGAGAG GATCGTGGCTGTACCATTAGCCAAACGTTTAGGTGTGAAGGACCGGATTAGGATCCGAGCTGCTCCTATTCCTAAACTGGAGAATTTCTACAAACAGAATACAAATCAGCCGACACAA AGTGAATTGGCGAATTTGGGAAAACATTGTGGACTATCACAGTCCAAGATTCTGAGCTGGTTCAGGCACAGAAGAAACCAGGACCGACCTACCAACACCAAAAAATTCTGCGAGGCTTC TTGGCGCTTTGTCTTCTATCTCGCAGCTTTCACAGCTGGACTTAGCTCTTTGATTGAT TCTCCGTGGCTATGGGACCGTAAGGAGTTTTGGCAGGGTTTTCCTAAGCAG gttGTCGCTGATGCGCACAGATGGTATTACATCTTGGAACTGGGCTTCTATCTTTCATTACTTCTCTGTGTTTCTGTGGACGTGAAGAGAAAA GATTTCAAGGAGCAGGTGGTTCATCACATTGCTACCATATTTCTCATCGGTTTCTCCTACTGCAGCAATTTTGTGAGAGTTGGGACAGTCGTGATGTTGGTACACGATTCATCCGACTTCCTTCTTGAG TCAGCCAAGATGTTTCACTATGCAGATTGGACAAAGGTGTGCGACTCGCTGTTTGTcatcttttcttttgtcttccTGATTACGCGGCTGGTGGTTCTTCCTTGCag AATTATCTACTCAACCCTGTTCTTATCGATTGACTTCTTCCCACCATTTTTTGCTTATTACTTCTTCAATGTTCTTCTGTTAATACTACAAGCTCTACACATCTTTTGGGCCTACCTTATCATACGTATGATCGGCAAGTTTATGTTCAAAGGAAAG GTGGAGCGTGATGAACGCAGTGATGAAGAGAGCGAAGCAGATGAGGAAGAGGAACCCGAGGAAGAAGACGAAAGCAATTGGGAACAGAGAAAGGGCACGATTAACTCCAAACTAGCCTCGCTAGCAAACAACTGCGTTCTCAACAACCTGACCAATCAGAGGAATCTCAACAGTAGACTACCTAAAGCCAGATAG
- the lsm7 gene encoding U6 snRNA-associated Sm-like protein LSm7 isoform X2, protein MADKEKKKKESIFDLSKYIDKPIRVKFQGGREASGVLKGFDPLLNLVLDGTIEYMRDPDDQLKLTEDTRQLGLVVCRGTSVVLICPQDGMEAIPNPFIQQQDG, encoded by the exons ATGGCG gataaagaaaagaagaagaaggagagtaTTTTTGACTTGTCCAAATACATCGACAAGCCGATTCGAGTTAAATTTCAAGGAGGACGAGAAG CCAGCGGAGTCCTGAAAGGTTTCGATCCACTATTGAATCTTGTACTTGACGGGACTATCGAGTATATGCGTG ATCCAGATGATCAGCTCAAGCTGACAGAGGACACAAGGCAATTGGGGTTGGTGGTCTGCAGGGGGACATCTGTGGTGCTTATTTGTCCCCAAGATGGGATGGAAGCTATTCCAAATCCTTTCATACAACAGCAGGATGGGTAA